In Drosophila simulans strain w501 chromosome 3R, Prin_Dsim_3.1, whole genome shotgun sequence, a single window of DNA contains:
- the LOC6726969 gene encoding histone-lysine N-methyltransferase, H3 lysine-79 specific, translating to MATPQVKDLVLRSPAGSSDVISFAWPLQIGHGQDKHDNGIDIIDTIKFVCDELPSMSSAFEETNLHQIDTACYKTMTGLVDRFNKAVDSIVALEKGTSLPAERLNKFAHPSLLRHILQLVYNAAVLDPDKLNQYEPFSPEVYGETSYELVQQMLKHVTVSKEDTFIDLGSGVGQVVLQMAGSFPLKTCIGIEKADTPARYAERMDVIFRQYMGWFGKRFCEYKLIKGDFLVDEHREKITSSTLVFVNNFAFGPTVDHQLKERFADLRDGARVVSSKSFCPLNFRITDRNLSDIGTIMHVSEIPPLKGSVSWTCKPVSYYLHVIDRTILERYFQRLKTKGGNDHESVGTVRTTRDRAKREANVGQHHHNNHHSNNHANSNNHQREREQSNGATATAAHQQRHQSQSPANVSGAGIAVAASGQQAASKTRQQLQHQHNQQQRSLDMESSTESDGEATNGNGGNTTTATNTTSASNGPMTRKVWSDWCSSKGKSSQSDDEENNNSNSNGGSNGGSIGGGSVGRQARATTQKKRKKLTRKAAIASKSAAAAQREAEAAAAAASSVPSKESSSKEDPPRAASAGPGRKGRMKKGARGRKSLKIVGLEALHKQTVLSTSLDTMTKKLPAAPGTVDQQLTALLTENMSHAELDIPTAPQDTPYALQILLDVFRSQYTSMIEHMKSSAYVPQVQKQIAQEQERMARLKNRANQLDKQIKVLIDDSVALLKVRMNELGIHVNSPNDLIAQAKEIVGRHKDLQHTASRMRNEVTFYEGEQKLLLNKQLKNLPEYQKLCGTVNGKVKLEVPPELSETTAQELVLKEIANTLSQRKKLYAQVSTIEQETSVLQKTAEERSTAATLLAQGTNMIVSTGSSSSSSTTVCASAVTAQSNKLNSVKNSRRSREHRARSQEWPEVPEVGKIQESNPEVLAQKIVETCRQIEAGKFQGAAAPSSQVNGKNKAIIEVPPPPPTVPVSIKSSPGHHYKDTTLMPAPKQQQQQQMTLSQLPKCELPGLSASRKQESPKVANFEDRLKSIITTALNEDQEQRSKAVESSPSPSPLHSPAPKRSKQHPAGAINPAQSLPNNLHNIITVSTQGLMHLNANTTISPITPPLPGPGAGATASTAPPPPANLPYGAYGGAVAKTTVSGKYQAAKEPKYSPVRQAPLPPPPPSHMASLYPAGQQTTPADLGYQRRRSSVSATSYEHYMVQQQQQLQQQQLMLAAAAHAAQRQQMRVEEQQQQQQHHQQQQHHHHPQHRLPQHVQHQHPHHPNEFKAPPADSHLQRSSSREQLIVEPPQTQPLELLPRASSANSDYSGYRIRPPSRPSSNSSQPDYTQVSPAKMALRRHLSQEKLSQHVTPQATPPLPGHGGAPTSGKTIGDLVNGEIERTLEISHQSIINAAVNMSTSGASFMERAFLNERSNDRLLINLNAQRPERVHVRPLSEESQDPQPTSYAQERGPGVGAAGGNSNLATLAHVAYAQKAQGGARANAGTAPPATHSSSARSGRDYQPVALPRAELKGSIEAYFHEEQQQKQSKGAGSAGASSLRGPRLNGANPPLEGLAASLQDHVRARKYKEETEERQRRAAAAASSSAGPPPGMELPTHYAHQAPPAHSYHHHGASINGTPHKVELGIKRSSPLAPHQQPPRPSKLAHYEPPTTQQQHAHAHLYANGQVLPPPPAHDATTPSPTPSSSSSSCGRRSNSNNGKLLVDPPLLMSPEINSLLGDERPLQLSHHQQQQQQMLHHHQSQQQQHLQLTQQQLRVAHLGHGHSTMPTLGVQRNGNGNAADDDDVIAADDETHWQHRVSSGFDRLVAFASTELDKTRRSIDGDTVPASISCNTSPDSGITHSSSNSDAVRTFLSTSSSSSQLELPIGSGGSSSNSLYNHHAQHNSIGIGSSGGSHPHQQQQQLQAQHQQQQHHLSDHMSDSSMKSSASSSLHAGSSLKTVSPVDPSAIESPPLSDVGLPRTPSPSAASVATPPLASGPPVSGDLGGIPLKYQRKSKTSSEKHYKKKFCERNWEYDCDELLAYSNSSAPPTAADAAGNGPLNLDAANAVGGAAAPLLGKPGKSPKEKSSPHHQQQHHHKSSKFRPKGKDWDWSMDSRSQTGELLAASNNMNINNNSTTTTSN from the exons ATGGCCACACCCCAAGTCAAGGACTTGGTGTTGCGCTCGCCCGCTGGCTCCTCCGATGTCATTTCCTTCGCCTGGCCCCTGCAGATCGGACACGGACAGGACAAGCACGACAATGGCATCGACATCATCGACACCATTAAGTTCGTCTGCGATGAACTGCCATCGATGTCATCGGCCTTCGAGGAAACCAATCTCCACCAAATTGACACTGCCTGCTATAAGACTATGACCGGTCTGGTCGATCGCTTCAACAAGGCCGTCGACAGCATCGTTGCATTG GAAAAAGGAACTTCACTGCCCGCCGAGCGCCTGAACAAGTTCGCTCACCCTAGCCTTCTAAGACACATATTGCAATTAGTTTACAATGCCGCCGTACTCGATCCGGATAAACTCAACCAGTACGAGCCCTTCTCGCCAGAGGTTTACGGCGAGACGAGCTATGAGCTGGTGCAGCAGATGCTTAAGCACGTCACTGTCAGCAAGGAGGACACGTTTATCGATCTCGGCTCGGGAGTGGGCCAGGTGGTCCTGCAGATGGCCGGATCCTTTCCCCTGAAAACCTGCATCGGCATCGAGAAGGCCGACACGCCGGCGCGATATGCGGAACGCATGGATGTCATCTTTCGCCAGTATATGGGATGGTTTGGAAAACGCTTTTGCGAATACAAGCTGATAAAGGGTGACTTCCTGGTCGATGAGCATCGTGAAAAGATAACCTCATCGACGCTGGTTTTTGTAAATAACTTCGCCTTTGGGCCAACTGTGGACCATCAGCTCAAGGAACGGTTCGCAGATCTTCGCGATGGAGCACGGGTCGTGTCCTCCAAGTCGTTTTGCCCGCTGAACTTTCGGATCACAGACAG AAACCTCAGTGACATCGGCACCATTATGCACGTCAGCGAAATTCCGCCCCTCAAGGGGTCCGTTTCCTGGACCTGCAAGCCCGTTTCGTATTATCTGCATGTGATCGATCGCACCATATTGGAGCGATACTTTCAGCGCCTGAAAACTAAGGGCGGCAACGATCACGAGAGCGTGG GAACTGTTCGCACGACACGTGATCGCGCCAAGCGAGAGGCGAACGTTGGCCAACACCATCACAACAATCATCATAGCAACAACCacgccaacagcaacaaccatcAGAGGGAGCGGGAGCAGTCGAACGGAGCTACCGCCACTGCCGCTCATCAGCAACGCCATCAGTCCCAGTCGCCAGCTAATGTGAGCGGTGCGGGAATAGCAGTTGCAGCTAGCGGGCAACAAGCAGCTTCCAAAACACGCCAACAACTGCAGCATCAGCATAACCAGCAGCAACGCAGCCTGGACATGGAAAGCAGCACGGAGAGCGATGGCGAGGCAACGAATGGCAATGGTGGCAATACCACCACTGCCACCAATACCACTTCCGCCTCCAATGGCCCGATGACTAGGAAAGTTTGGTCCGACTGGTGCAGTTCCAAAGGCAAGAGTTCGCAGTCTGACGACGAGGAGAACAACAACTCGAACAGCAATGGCGGCAGTAATGGTGGTAGTATTGGAGGAGGATCAGTTGGCCGGCAGGCTCGAGCTACTACCCAGAAAAAGCGCAAAAAGTTGACAAGGAAGGCTGCGATAGCCAGCAaatctgctgccgctgcccaAAGGGAAGCGgaggcggcagcggcggcggcgtcaTCCGTACCAAGCAAGGAGTCCAGTTCCAAAGAGGATCCACCAAGGGCTGCTAGCGCCGGACCTGGTCGCAAGGGACGCATGAAGAAGGGTGCGCGTGGCAGGAAGTCTTTAAAGATTGTTGGACTAGAAGCTCTGCATAAGCAAACAGTGTTGAGTACCTCCTTGGACACCATGACCAAGAAGCTGCCAGCAGCTCCTGGAACCGTGGATCAACAGCTTACTGCTTTGCTCACGGAAAACATGTCGCATGCAGAGTTGGATATTCCAACGGCGCCACAAGATACGCCTTATGCCTTGCAGATCCTTCTTGACGTGTTCCGTTCGCAGTACACGTCGATGATCGAGCACATGAAGTCAAGTGCCTATGTCCCTCAGGTTCAGAAGCAGATTGCCCAAGAGCAGGAGCGGATGGCCAGGCTGAAAAACAGGGCCAACCAGTTGGATAAGCAGATAAAAGTGCTGATCGATGACAGTGTGGCTTTACTTAAAGTGCGAATGAACGAGCTGGGCATCCATGTAAACTCACCCAACGATTTGATCGCCCAGGCAAAGGAGATTGTGGGTAGACATAAGGATCTACAGCACACTGCAAGTCGAATGAGGAACGAAGTAACCTTCTATGAGGGCGAACAGAAGCTGCTCCTTAACAAACAGCTAAAAAACTTACCCGAGTATCAAAAACTCTGTGGCACTGTAAATGGAAAGGTTAAGCTGGAGGTGCCCCCGGAACTTTCAGAGACCACGGCCCAGGAGCTGGTACTAAAGGAGATCGCCAACACACTAAGTCAACGAAAGAAACTTTACGCCCAGGTGTCCACCATTGAACAGGAGACCTCGGTTTTGCAGAAAACAGCAGAGGAAAGGTCCACGGCAGCGACGCTCTTGGCGCAAGGAACAAATATGATTGTGTCGACCGGATcatcttcctcctcctctacCACTGTTTGTGCAAGTGCAGTAACGGCGCAGAGCAACAAGTTGAACTCCGTGAAGAACTCTCGTCGCAGTCGCGAGCATCGAGCGCGTTCCCAGGAGTGGCCAGAGGTTCCCGAAGTGGGTAAAATCCAGGAAAGCAATCCCGAAGTGCTGGCACAGAAAATCGTGGAGACCTGCCGCCAAATCGAAGCTGGCAAGTTCCAAGGAGCAGCTGCGCCCTCATCGCAAGTGAACGGCAAGAATAAAGCAATAATAGAGGTCCCACCACCTCCGCCCACTGTTCCAGTGAGCATTAAATCCTCGCCTGGACACCACTATAAGGACACAACACTGATGCCAGCacccaaacaacaacagcaacaacagatgACGCTTTCCCAGCTTCCGAAGTGTGAGCTGCCCGGACTATCGGCTAGTCGCAAGCAGGAATCTCCCAAGGTTGCCAACTTTGAGGATCGGTTAAAGAGTATCATCACCACGGCCTTAAACGAAGATCAGGAGCAGCGCAGCAAGGCAGTGGAGTCGTCACCCTCTCCCTCTCCTCTTCACAGTCCAGCACCCAAGCGATCAAAGCAGCATCCGGCTGGAGCGATAAACCCTGCCCAGTCGCTGCCCAACAATCTGCACAACATCATCACCGTCTCCACGCAGGGTTTGATGCATCTTAATGCCAATACAACAATATCCCCAATAACACCACCACTGCCGGGACCAGGTGCAGGAGCCACAGCATCCACTGCGCCGCCTCCGCCAGCGAATCTTCCTTATGGGGCTTACGGCGGGGCAGTGGCCAAGACAACGGTATCGGGCAAGTACCAGGCAGCTAAAGAACCGAAGTATTCGCCAGTTAGACAGGCACCATtaccgcctcctccgccctCCCACATGGCTTCTTTGTATCCAGCTGGACAGCAGACTACTCCGGCGGACCTAGGTTACCAGCGGCGACGCAGCTCTGTTAGTGCCACTAGCTATGAACACTATAtggtccagcagcagcagcaactccagcaacagcaactcaTGCTAGCAGCCGCTGCTCATGCGGCCCAGCGTCAGCAGATGCGCGTAGaggaacaacagcagcagcagcaacatcatcagcaacagcagcaccaccaccatccgCAACATCGTCTGCCGCAGCAtgtgcagcatcagcatccgcATCATCCCAATGAGTTCAAGGCACCGCCGGCTGACAGTCATCTCCAGCGATCGAGCAGTCGCGAGCAATTAATAGTGGAGCCACCGCAGACGCAACCGCTGGAGCTGTTGCCTCGAGCAAGTTCCGCCAATTCGGATTACAGCGGATATCGCATCCGTCCGCCAAGCAGGCCAAGCTCCAACTCCTCGCAACCAGATTACACGCAAGTTTCACCCGCAAAGATGGCTCTGCGGCGACATCTGTCGCAGGAGAAGCTGAGCCAACATGTCACGCCCCAGGCAACACCGCCGCTGCCCGGACACGGAGGAGCACCCACATCAGGCAAGACCATTGGCGATTTGGTGAACGGGGAAATCGAGCGAACGCTTGAGATTTCGCATCAGAGCATCATTAATGCGGCTGTGAACATGAGCACTAGTGGCGCTAGCTTCATGGAGCGGGCCTTCCTTAATGAGCGCTCCAACGATCGTTTGCTGATCAACTTGAATGCCCAACGACCCGAGAGAGTTCATGTTCGTCCGCTCTCCGAAGAGTCCCAGGATCCACAGCCCACCAGTTATGCTCAGGAGAGAGGACCTGGTGTTGGAGCAGCTGGAGGTAACAGCAATCTGGCCACTTTGGCGCATGTAGCCTACGCCCAAAAGGCACAGGGCGGCGCTCGAGCCAACGCAGGAACTGCTCCACCCGCAACCCACTCCTCCTCTGCTCGTTCTGGACGGGACTATCAGCCGGTGGCTTTGCCCCGTGCGGAGCTTAAGGGCAGCATTGAGGCCTATTTCcacgaggagcagcagcagaagcagtcGAAGGGCGCAGGATCAGCAGGAGCGTCCTCTTTGCGGGGACCGCGTCTTAATGGTGCCAATCCTCCATTGGAAG GTCTAGCAGCATCGCTGCAGGATCATGTGCGCGCCAGAAAGTACAAGGAGGAGACCGAGGAGCGTCAACGAcgagcagcagccgctgcctCGTCTTCGGCGGGACCGCCTCCTGGCATGGAACTGCCAACACACTATGCTCATCAGGCGCCACCAGCCCACAGCTACCACCACCATGGTGCAAGCATCAATGGAACACCGCACAAAGTAGAAC TGGGGATAAAACGCAGCTCACCGCTGGCGCCGCATCAGCAACCGCCACGTCCCTCGAAATTGGCCCACTACGAGCCGCCAacgacgcagcagcagcatgcccatgcccaccTGTACGCCAACGGACAAGTGCTACCTCCGCCGCCAGCTCATGatgcgaccacgccctcccCGACGCCCTCGTCATCTTCATCGTCCTGCGGACGtcgaagcaacagcaacaatggaaAGTTGCTCGTGGATCCACCTTTGCTGATGAGTCCCGAGATCAATTCACTGTTGGGCGACGAAAGGCCTTTGCAGCTGTCGCatcaccaacagcagcagcagcaaatgctgcATCACCATCAatcgcagcaacagcagcatctgcagctgACCCAACAGCAACTGCGTGTAGCCCATCTTGGACATGGTCACAGCACCATGCCCACTTTGGGCGTACAacgcaatggcaatggcaatgccgCCGACGATG ATGATGTTATTGCCGCTGATGATGAGACCCACTGGCAGCATCGGGTCAGCTCTGGTTTCGACCGCCTGGTGGCCTTCGCCAGCACTGAATTGGATAAGACACGGCGAAGCATCGATGGCGATACCGTGCCGGCCTCGATTAGTTGCAACACGTCTCCGGACTCGGGCATtacgcacagcagcagcaattcgGATGCGGTGCGCACATTTTTGTCCACCTCGTCCAGCTCCTCGCAGCTGGAGCTGCCCATAGGAAGCGGtggtagcagcagcaacagcctcTACAACCATCATGCCCAGCACAAcagcattggcattggcagcaGCGGAGGCAGCCACccacatcagcaacagcaacagttgcaggcgcagcaccaacagcagcagcaccacctcTCCGATCACATGAGCGACAGTAGCATGAAATCGTCTGCATCCTCATCGCTGCATGCTGGTAGCTCCCTGAAAACCGTGTCGCCGGTGGATCCCAGTGCCATCGAGTCGCCGCCACTCTCTGACGTTGGATTGCCCAGAACTCCCAGTCCCAGTGCAGCCAGTGTGGCCACTCCACCTTTGGCCAGTGGGCCGCCCGTGTCCGGGGACTTGGGTGGTATACCTCTGAAGTACCAGCGCAAGTCCAAGACCAGTTCGGAAAAGCACTACAAAAAGAAGTTCTGCGAAAGAAACTGGGAGTACGACTGTGATGAACTGCTGGCCTACTCCAACTCCAGTGCACCGCCGACGGCAGCAGATGCAGCGGGCAATGGGCCACTTAACTTGGATGCTGCCAATGCTGTGGGCGGAGCAGCTGCACCGCTCTTGGGAAAACCGGGAAAGTCGCCCAAGGAAAAGTCTTCACcgcaccatcagcagcagcaccatcacaAGTCCTCCAAATTTCGGCCAAAGGGCAAGGACTGGGACTGGTCAATGGACAGTCGGAGCCAAACGGGCGAGTTGCTGGCCGCCAGTAACAACATGAACATTAACAACAACTCAACCACCACAAcgagtaattaa
- the LOC6726971 gene encoding uncharacterized protein LOC6726971: MSEKHGQLGAQWTKSAAPAATTAPVSNSIPIPQPIPVALPLQKPNANPYGNCSLQPADIVYSATRFQGPAIHAKGSPLTITPVGPVGGAPASAQISPTSHTHVPVPVATPSGFVPPPFSNAASASGGVSTSVLTPNPFATATANAAGLAFANAFNFSTAQQLGLGKIMHAMGGATAGVPSASVPVTTTPVTAAPSAPTIAGPRHPNEGVPAASGVINSTIAENVMNALSNSNSAGSVPSEEKMRRVLQVIETSLDDNAKLQISQILERVSGLKPIEKLFLYLRLPGECADTDPLRQPQNPLGTRSEINHTINWVRSHLEHDAQVSIPKQDVYNDYIAYCERLSIKPLSTADFGKVMKQVFPGVRPRRLGTRGNSRYCYAAMRKTTKLTPPQLPQLCKTEQILASDSNSDHSQLTSASSLGGLPSTGGDSECWDVVRSWAEKLLNTKLESVADLSARIKSNNATVSTKKYTPREPKEKRVLADIGPLKKRRKKKRKGSTSSESSCNQLVTGQDAGSSQEASDEQIMKIKQEIIDSPIHPQQPPIGYLQQVTPMNLATDQRSSSAVRNLTPKILEMGSPAVVLTQQEVSPTGIVIKDEVEDYTSNIFCKKVLKAQQTKGFWANSPSSGTTSGVGLLVPPTITTTSATPPPPNSGTSPVPGPGLSMGPPSQMMSTSSVSPSSSVDTTPKVASRNQMMILRAKRLMAAENAALAAAEDSGLPENLGLPRERVISICNMDKHELDDYFLPGEDEENSEEPDNELLQYFQMGDAEEKQLNSLDAAEQNKNPQEPPTMGSAPEAMPAPGRGAAVVAAAAAMLAPVPAPSMLPAQAGVGSASASLALMSKKHQQQHQHQNLQLQRSKQLPLISNNKRKISLSNASSNGSNKNCIFLPISPNTNGSVTTPTATGSANPSQNCFASPGLTRMKQRPNLLSKQQSLDCDNRDPMIGAHRKGRGYVYSYPTSTSASAPPSPSILPQWMCRNWSLGGGNTSSFADSSHSADPLVNQNSMDLETSLALTGENELDTSEMQRSQSVPLSQLQRRGSQQSPSLNFYSENSNSQQSAPLKESGLLYEEVEVDSLLSANFTRKFNSITQHTATTCSSSAGSSSGYSSGGSAGIVSRSVPSTPLPHQQQNSLTSLNGGGGAASSGGGVMGIGNGGNCGVGNGFFTISDSFNWEGSTANNSQLGYAHSYSARNSLDISKSMPTTPIATQRFRYSPAEVHRDFLINGNTIDSLPSSAFAGGGVPTDPTLALSTDTLIDDSAPSSADVVEAMIGVTGILDDF; this comes from the exons ATGTCCGAGAAGCACGGCCAGCTGGGTGCGCAGTGGACGAAATCAGCggcgccagcagcaacaacagcaccagTCTCCAATTCCATTCCCATACCTCAACCGATCCCCGTGGCACTACCACTCCAGAAACCCAACGCCAATCCCTATGGGAACTGCAGTCTACAGCCCGCGGACATAGTCTACAGCGCAACCAGATTTCAAGGACCTGCTATCCATGCCAAGGGCTCCCCTTTGACCATTACGCCCGTGGGCCCTGTCGGCGGAGCACCTGCCTCCGCCCAGATCTCGCCCACGAGTCACACCCATGTACCTGTACCTGTAGCCACGCCCAGCGGCTTTGTGCCGCCTCCGTTTTCCAATGCCGCCAGCGCCAGTGGAGGTGTCTCCACTTCCGTGCTTACTCCGAATCCCTTTGCCACGGCAACTGCAAATGCTGCTGGCCTGGCCTTTGCCAATGCCTTCAACTTTAGCACAGCCCAGCAACTGGGTCTGGGCAAGATCATGCACGCCATGGGCGGAGCAACAGCGGGAGTGCCATCGGCGTCAGTACCAGTCACCACAACTCCAGTGACAGCTGCTCCTTCCGCCCCGACAATAGCTGGGCCACGGCATCCGAACGAGGGCGTGCCAGCGGCCAGTGGAGTGATAAACTCCACCATTGCTGAAAACGTAATGAATGCTTTAAGCAACTCCAACTCAGCGGGATCAGTGCCCAGCGAGGAGAAGATGAGAAGGGTGCTGCAGGTGATTGAGACCAGCTTGGA CGACAATGCGAAGCTGCAGATTTCACAGATCCTAGAGCGCGTCTCGGGACTAAAGCCCATTGAGAAGCTATTCCTCTATCTTCGCTTGCCTGGCGAGTGCGCAGACACCGATCCGCTGAGGCAGCCACAAAATCCACTGGGAACGCGCTCCGAGATTAACCATACCATCAATTGGGTGCGTTCCCATCTGGAGCACGATGCACAGGTGTCCATACCAAAACAGGATGTGTACAATGATTATAT AGCTTATTGCGAACGGCTCAGCATCAAACCTCTGTCCACAGCAGACTTCGGCAAGGTGATGAAGCAGGTATTTCCGGGCGTTCGTCCCCGGAGATTAGGAACGCGTGGAAACTCTCGCTATTGTTATGCGGCGATGCGGAAAACGACCAAGTTGACGCCCCCGCAACTGCCGCAGCTGTGCAAGACGGAACAGATCTTAGCAAGTGATTCCAATTCGGACCACAGTCAGCTAACTAGTGCCTCCAGTTTGGGTGGCTTACCATCGACAGGAGGTGACTCTGAGTGCTGGGATGTGGTGCGCAGCTGGGCAGAAAAATTGCTAAACACTAAGCTGGAGAGTGTGGCGGATCTAAGCGCCCGTATCAAGAGCAACAATGCAACAGTTTCTACAAAAAAATACACTCCTCGGGAGCCCAAGGAGAAGCGAGTTTTAGCA GACATTGGCCCTTTGAAAAAGCGGCGCAAAAAGAAACGCAAGGGATCCACATCCTCGGAATCTAGCTGCAATCAATTGGTAACTGGCCAAGACGCGGGTAGCAGCCAGGAGGCCAGCGACGAACAGATAATGAAGATCAAGCAGGAGATCATCGACTCACCCATTCATCCCCAGCAGCCTCCAATAGGTTATCTACAGCAGGTAACGCCCATGAACCTAGCCACAGACCAGCGAAGCAGTAGCGCTGTCCGCAACCTCACGCCCAAAATCCTGGAGATGGGCTCGCCGGCCGTAGTACTCACCCAGCAGGAGGTATCCCCCACGGGCATCGTCATAAAAGACGAGGTGGAGGACTACACCTCTAACATCTTCTGCAAGAAGGTTttgaaggcgcagcagacaaAGGGATTCTGGGCGAATTCTCCAAGCAGTGGGACAACGAGCGGTGTTGGATTATTGGTTCCACCAACGATCACTACGACCTCGGCCACACCGCCACCGCCGAACTCTGGGACATCCCCAGTTCCGGGACCTGGACTTTCTATGGGCCCACCCTCACAGATGatgagcaccagttcggtgAGTCCGTCGAGCAGTGTGGACACCACACCTAAGGTGGCCTCCCGAAACCAAATGATGATTCTGAGAGCCAAGCGTTTGATGGCAGCGGAAAATGCTGCTTTGGCAGCCGCCGAAGACTCAGGACTGCCAGAGAATCTGGGACTGCCCAGGGAGCGAGTGATAAGTATCTGTAACATGGACAAGCACGAGCTGGATGACTACTTTCTACCTGGCGAGGACGAGGAGAACTCCGAGGAGCCCGACAACGAGCTGCTCCAATATTTTCAGATGGGAGACGCTGAGGAAAAACAACTGAATTCCTTGGATGCTGCCGAACAGAACAAGAATCCACAAGAGCCACCGACGATGGGCTCTGCGCCGGAGGCGATGCCCGCCCCCGGACGCGGAGCAGCAGTCGTcgccgctgcagcagcgatGCTGGCGCCGGTGCCGGCACCTTCGATGTTGCCCGCACAGGCAGGAGTGGGTTCTGCCTCAGCGTCTCTGGCCCTAATGTCAAAaaagcatcaacagcagcaccagcatcaGAACCTGCAGTTGCAGCGTTCCAAGCAGCTGCCGCttatcagcaacaacaagagaaAGATCAGCCTCAGCAACGCCTCCAGCAATGGTAGCAACAAGAACTGCATTTTCCTACCCATTTCACCAAACACCAATGGATCAGTGACTACACCAACAGCCACAGGGTCGGCGAATCCCAGTCAAAATTGCTTCGCTAGTCCCGGCCTGACTCGGATGAAGCAAAGACCCAACTTGTTGAGCAAGCAGCAATCACTTGACTGCGACAACCGCGATCCCATGATAGGGGCTCATCGCAAGGGTCGAGGCTATGTGTACAGCTACCCTACAAGCACGTCTGCCTCCGCGCCACCGAGTCCATCGATTCTTCCCCAATGGATGTGTAGAAACTGGTCGCTAGGAGGCGGCAATACATCCAGCTTTGCAGACAGCAGCCACAGTGCTGATCCGCTGGTCAATCAGAACTCAATGGATCTGGAGACGAGTCTGGCGCTCACGGGAGAAAATGAATTAGATACGTCGGAGATGCAGCGCTCACAATCGGTGCCGTTGTCCCAATTGCAACGAAGAGGCAGCCAACAATCGCCAAGCTTGAACTTCTACTCGGAGAACAGCAACAGTCAGCAGTCTGCGCCTCTGAAAGAATCAGGATTACTGTACGAGGAAGTGGAAGTAGACTCGCTTCTCTCCGCGAATTTCACCAGAAAGTTTAACAGCATAACCCAgcacacagcaacaacatgcaGCTCCTCGGCGGGCTCATCTTCCGGTTACAGTAGTGGCGGTTCTGCGGGAATTGTTTCGCGATCAGTGCCCTCAACGCCACTGCCACATCAACAGCAAAACAGCCTCACATCGTTGAATGGCGGCGGCGGTGCAGCGTCCAGCGGAGGAGGTGTCATGGGAATTGGAAATGGAGGCAACTGTGGCGTCGGAAATGGCTTCTTCACCATCTCTGACTCGTTTAATTGGGAAGGATCTACGGCCAATAACAGTCAGCTGGGTTACGCACACTCCTACAGTGCCCGCAATTCACTGGACATATCCAAGTCTATGCCAACGACGCCCATTGCAACTCAACGTTTCCGATACAGTCCGGCGGAGGTGCACCGCGATTTCCTCATAAATGGCAACACCATCGATAGCTTACCTTCATCTGCCTTTGCAGGCGGAGGTGTTCCGACGGATCCTACGCTGGCACTGAGCACGGACACCCTCATCGACGACAGTGCTCCGAGCAGTGCCGATGTGGTTGAGGCCATGATTGGTGTCACAGGCATACTCGACGATTTTTAG